A DNA window from Ostrea edulis chromosome 5, xbOstEdul1.1, whole genome shotgun sequence contains the following coding sequences:
- the LOC125673974 gene encoding uncharacterized protein LOC125673974 has product MDPGDRTISLETFNSWKLTALKEFLSRRGLSTDGSKNELAALCFASSVMKLPLKVSDCEYVDQLQKEYKDLLCIEDIILPDPLKLGGGWQNEKCGMSQWPPLFLSDIVNFLIDKGTSNTVKTYMNDYKIGKAFEYCESNFIKEIFYHPISSSSALCFLRAKCTPSQRLKEESHTLWVAISKESGCVKVAFCSCTAGMGQTCNHVAALMFRVESANKLGLTSCTSLPCQWKVPSATTEIVPVKIKDLSVRKSRHGLEKTRPLVSKQKHQYKPQESVHLDRDSFIDELRKAVRNACLLKGTDLPVCEEVLQELPHDVGGDNSMEAVEHYIISNMVKNVHTVDDFIDHQPTLTPNEVDHIQKETVGQSENKSWHALRKDRITASNMYAVHTRMNSFKKNPEVDLSAIVSMVMGGKTINSNIKALKFGRESEPLAKSIYCKMYLESHVDAKFKDCGIFLDQNVSFLAASPDMLVSCECCGDGLLEVKSSMQPKCSLCSAFCTCNLPDYLFTSDNEALEIKKNHRYFCQIQGQMAICKRMWCDFFVYSCNGTFSKRINFQEDYYSNVQSNLIYFFKTFIAPKCIEEEMCASACIVCPDKVSEESECEPMEVEDGEGDVYFCLICKNQIQEQENVKSFGQRSICCDMCDNWFHFKCIGMSKSVLSCTSTWLCQTCSSMS; this is encoded by the exons ATGGATCCTGGTGACCGTACCATTTCTCTAGAAACATTTAATTCGTGGAAATTAACAGCTCTGAAGGAATTTTTAAGCAGACGAGGACTATCCACCGATGGATCCAAGAATGAGTTAGCCGCCTTATGCTTTGCTTCAAGTGTTATGAAATTGCCTTTGAAAGTGTCAGACTGTGAGTATGTTGACCAACTTCAGAAAGAGTACAAAGATTTGCTTTGTATAGAAGATATTATTTTACCTGATCCCTTGAAACTCGGAGGTGGATGGCAGAACGAGAAGTGCGGGATGTCTCAGTGGCCCCCCTTATTTTTATCGGACATTGTGAACTTTCTTATAGATAAAGGCACCAGCAACACCGTGAAAACATATATGAATGATTACAAAATTGGGAAGGCATTCGAATATTGTGAATCGAactttataaaagaaatattttaccaTCCAATTTCCTCATCGTCTGCATTATGCTTCCTGAGAGCCAAGTGTACCCCTAGTCAAAGACTCAAAGAAGAGAGCCATACCCTTTGGGTAGCCATATCTAAGGAATCTGGTTGTGTGAAGGTGGCCTTTTGCTCCTGTACTGCAGG aatgGGTCAGACATGCAATCATGTAGCAGCCCTAATGTTTAGGGTAGAGTCAGCAAATAAACTGGGCCTGACTTCATGTACATCTTTACCATGCCAGTGGAAGGTACCATCAGCAACAACAGAAATTGTGCCTGTCAAAATAAAGGACTTAAGTGTTCGAAAGTCTCGTCATGGACTAG AAAAAACAAGACCATTAGTTTCAAAGCAGAAACACCAGTATAAACCACAGGAGTCTGTTCACCTGGACAGGGACTCATTTATTGATGAGCTGAGAAAAGCTGTGCGAAATGCATGTTTATTGAAAG GAACGGATCTACCGGTATGTGAAGAAGTTCTTCAAGAACTGCCACACGATGTTGGAGGAGACAATTCCATGGAGGCTGTTGAACACTACATCATCAGCAACATGGTTAAAAATGTCCATACAGTTGATGATTTTATTGACCATCAACCAACTCTAACACCAAATGAAGTGGACCATATTCAGAAAGAGACTGTAGGACagagtgaaaataaatcatggCATGCTCTAAGAAAAGACAGGATTACTGCATCCAATATGTATGCAGTTCATACACGTATGAATTCATTCAAGAAAAATCCTGAGGTGGACCTCAGTGCCATTGTATCTATGGTAATGGGTGGAAAGACTATTAATTCTAATATTAAAGCTCTGAAGTTTGGTAGAGAGTCAGAGCCACTTGCAAAGTCCATCTATTGTAAAATGTACCTAGAAAGTCATGTCGATGCAAAATTTAAAGATTGTGGAATTTTTCTAGATCAAAACGTCTCTTTCTTAGCTGCCAGTCCCGACATGCTGGTGTCTTGTGAATGTTGTGGAGATGGCTTGTTAGAGGTAAAATCATCAATGCAACCAAAATGTAGTTTATGCTCCgcattttgtacatgtaacttgcCCGATTATTTATTTACGTCTGATAATGAAGCTTTggagattaaaaaaaatcatagatatttCTGTCAAATACAAGGACAGATGGCCATTTGTAAGCGAATGTGGTGcgatttttttgtttattcctGTAATGGTACTTTCTCAAAAAGAATCAATTTCCAGGAAGATTATTATTCGAATgttcaatcaaatttgatttatttcttcaaaacATTTATTGCACCTAAATGTATTGAGGAAGAAATGTGTGCTTCAGCATGTATTGTGTGCCCAGACAAAGTGTCTGAAGAATCTGAATGTGAACCAATGGAAGTAGAAGATGGTGAAGGtgatgtttatttttgtttgatttgcAAAAACCAGATTCAGGAGCAAGAGAATGTCAAATCTTTTGGACAGCGTAGTATTTGTTGCGATATGTGTGACAATTGGTTTCATTTCAAATGTATAGGCATGTCAAAGTCAGTTTTGAGTTGCACTTCCACTTGGTTATGTCAAACTTGTTCAAGTATGTCTTGA